Proteins from a single region of Undibacterium sp. KW1:
- a CDS encoding ABC transporter substrate-binding protein, which yields MHWQSTRLLRYVVNLLGLTLSLLYGQTVLALDNITILLSEEGSAYTEFSSQLSSLLAQGQGNAKNTIKVLSLNTYKAEDVPRNANNHLLIAVGTPAMTAMAQKPPAMAVLSVLVPRNTFQKIARQYGRHQDPHHFSAIYFDQPWYRQLGLIRTSMAGRNRVGLLLSKDGNEMLVGLSAIAKEMELQINVETVTDDSELLPALRRLLNNSDSLLALPDAAIYNRNNIPSILLTSYRQKVPLFGFSAAYVKAGALAGVYSSATQIAQQVAEIIATLPNNGYLPLPQYPRHFSVNINTQVSRSLSLEMEDEVSLTRKIKSLPERVQ from the coding sequence ATGCATTGGCAGTCAACAAGGCTTTTGCGGTATGTAGTCAACTTGCTAGGCCTGACCCTGAGTTTGCTGTATGGGCAAACGGTTCTGGCACTGGACAACATCACCATCCTGCTGAGCGAAGAAGGCTCTGCTTATACTGAATTTTCCAGCCAGTTAAGCAGTCTGTTGGCGCAGGGACAAGGCAACGCAAAAAATACCATCAAGGTCTTGAGCCTGAACACCTACAAGGCAGAAGATGTGCCGCGCAATGCCAACAATCACCTGCTGATCGCGGTTGGCACACCGGCCATGACAGCCATGGCGCAAAAGCCGCCTGCCATGGCGGTATTGAGCGTGCTGGTGCCACGCAATACCTTTCAAAAAATAGCCAGGCAATATGGCCGCCACCAGGACCCGCATCATTTCTCGGCGATTTATTTTGACCAGCCGTGGTACCGGCAACTGGGTTTGATACGTACCAGTATGGCAGGGCGCAACCGCGTGGGATTATTACTCAGCAAAGACGGCAACGAGATGCTGGTCGGCTTATCAGCCATCGCCAAAGAAATGGAGCTGCAAATCAATGTTGAAACCGTCACCGATGATTCTGAATTACTGCCCGCCCTGCGCCGCTTGCTGAACAATAGCGACAGCCTGCTGGCCCTGCCCGATGCCGCCATTTACAACCGCAATAACATCCCCAGCATATTGCTGACCAGTTACCGGCAAAAAGTGCCGCTATTCGGTTTTTCTGCCGCCTACGTCAAGGCCGGCGCGCTGGCTGGCGTCTATAGCTCTGCCACCCAGATAGCCCAGCAGGTAGCAGAGATCATCGCGACGCTGCCCAATAATGGCTACCTGCCGCTGCCACAATATCCACGTCACTTCAGTGTCAATATCAATACCCAGGTCAGCCGCTCATTGAGCCTGGAAATGGAAGATGAAGTCAGCCTGACACGCAAGATCAAATCATTGCCGGAGCGTGTCCAATGA
- a CDS encoding O-antigen ligase, protein MDTSSVLPARGGSPQAEPQTGWRQSLPHQILTGLPLTLFFPVGVMYAGVLLFYISLLVSGGYLKKMHRIRQSAMLLPVLGLSLVSIVLAAMQDIPPEISKEFWPGFVHYQTYLFLLPFLTVTAGVWQRRAMYVFFAGAVLAATLFVANFFHLLPVNTVFRSYVIYEGNKSILLGILMAIAAAWMLHDLRSHRDHLVWRVLAIVYVAAALVLLAKTRTASLLFFILCGVLILRQIGWSWRVVALPLILLAALGGGWKYALSLPPPATCEVRLVQAGPWEIFKLRSLCTVHQLHDFSQGRKVNDDGMRLELYKITGEIIAEKPLAGHGIATWMYLYQKKARGLISATMTTPHNDYLLYLTEVGVLGLLALLAIWATQYWVAYRMASMASMAVHENPNTREMAMPLLMLTIAMMLGGMFNAILRDAVFGMAFMILLAIPLAGMRNKN, encoded by the coding sequence ATGGATACCAGTAGTGTATTGCCAGCGCGTGGTGGTTCGCCGCAGGCAGAGCCGCAAACCGGCTGGCGCCAGTCCTTGCCGCATCAGATACTGACAGGCTTGCCGCTGACCCTGTTTTTCCCGGTTGGTGTCATGTATGCCGGTGTGCTGCTGTTTTATATCAGTTTGCTGGTGTCCGGTGGCTACCTGAAGAAGATGCACAGGATCAGGCAAAGCGCCATGTTGCTGCCGGTACTTGGCCTTAGCCTGGTGAGTATCGTGCTGGCGGCAATGCAGGATATCCCGCCAGAAATCAGTAAAGAATTCTGGCCGGGGTTTGTGCATTACCAGACGTATTTGTTTCTCTTGCCTTTTCTGACCGTGACTGCGGGCGTGTGGCAAAGGCGGGCGATGTATGTTTTCTTTGCTGGTGCAGTGCTGGCGGCAACGCTGTTTGTTGCCAATTTTTTCCATCTCTTGCCGGTCAATACGGTATTTCGCAGCTATGTGATTTATGAGGGTAATAAATCCATCTTGCTGGGCATATTGATGGCGATTGCTGCCGCCTGGATGTTGCATGATTTGCGCAGTCACCGCGACCACCTGGTCTGGCGTGTACTGGCAATCGTGTATGTGGCAGCAGCCCTGGTCTTGCTGGCAAAAACCAGGACGGCCAGTCTGCTGTTTTTTATCCTGTGCGGTGTGCTGATATTGCGCCAGATAGGTTGGTCATGGCGGGTAGTGGCTTTGCCTCTGATCTTGCTGGCAGCACTTGGCGGCGGCTGGAAATATGCCTTGAGTCTGCCACCACCGGCAACTTGTGAGGTACGGTTGGTACAGGCTGGACCGTGGGAAATTTTTAAATTGCGCAGCCTGTGTACTGTGCATCAACTGCATGATTTTTCCCAAGGCCGCAAAGTCAATGATGATGGCATGCGTCTGGAACTTTACAAGATCACCGGTGAGATCATTGCCGAGAAACCCCTGGCAGGTCATGGCATTGCTACCTGGATGTATCTTTACCAGAAAAAAGCCAGGGGCCTCATCAGTGCAACCATGACCACACCACACAATGATTATTTGTTGTACCTGACAGAAGTGGGTGTCCTTGGCTTGTTGGCCCTGCTGGCGATCTGGGCGACCCAATACTGGGTGGCCTATCGTATGGCAAGTATGGCAAGTATGGCTGTGCATGAGAATCCCAACACCAGGGAAATGGCCATGCCCTTGCTGATGCTGACCATCGCCATGATGCTGGGCGGTATGTTCAATGCGATTTTGCGCGATGCTGTGTTTGGCATGGCTTTCATGATCCTGCTGGCGATACCGCTGGCTGGCATGCGTAATAAAAATTAG
- the dnaE gene encoding DNA polymerase III subunit alpha, which translates to MTTELITSPEATTEVVVSKPYEPAFVHLRIHSEYSIVDGLVRIDDVIKAAVKDKQPAMAITDLANLFAMVKFYKAARGKGMKPIAGCDVWISNDVDRDKPSRLLLLVKNKLGYLQLCELLAQAWLTNQHKGRAEIRYEWLQSIFEEGKGGGLIAISGAHFGDVGVAIDNGNLDLAEQNARRWSSIFPNHFYIEIQRAGQANMDNHVRAAVALAGRLKLPVVATHPVQFISKDDYTAHEARVCIAEGDMLANGRRVRRFNEQQCFKTQAEMAELFADLPAALRNSVEIAKRCNLMLELGKPKLPDFPTPEGMTINDFLEHESRRGLEFRLNQIFPNEEKREKERARYEARLKFETDTIIKMGFPGYFLIVADFIQWAKNNGVPVGPGRGSGAGSLVAYSLLITDLDPLQYNLLFERFLNPERVSMPDFDIDFCQEGRDKVIQYVKDRYGKEAVSQIATFGTMAAKGAIRDIGRVLDFGYMFCDGVSKLIPFKPGKQVTIAEAIVEEPLLAERQENEEEVKTLLDLAQQVEGITRNIGMHAGGVLIAPGKLTDFCPLYTQGGDSGVVSQYDKDDVEAVGLVKFDFLGLTTLTILDRAVRYIKMMDPAMADFDLAKLPLDDRASYDLLTKAKTVAVFQLESRGMQGMLKDARPDRFEDIIALVALYRPGPMDLIPDFCKRKHGEKFDYPDPRTEGILSETYGIMVYQEQVMQMAQVVGGYSLGGADLLRRAMGKKKAEEMAEHRQIFRDGAAKDGLPQEKADEIFDLMEKFAGYGFNKSHAAAYALLSYHTAYLKAHHAAAFMAANMSLAMDDTDKVKILVEDAIDICKLKMLPPDINLSDYRFMPVAEPGKKSSQIRYGMGAVKGSGQNAIESIITARKEGGPFKDLFDFCKRVDKRQVNRRTVESLIRAGAMDCLGKDRGVLLATVDFAMEAAMQAEAAANQVSLFGDDDDLIAPPDYLDVPPWTDKKRLTEEKLALGFYLSGHLFDSYAPEVRQFIKTTLAKLEPSRDLRLICGIITGVRTQMTQRGKLLIVSLDDGTAVVEVTVYSELMEEFKSLFKEDEFLAVLGKVSEDRFSGGLRISAEKVMDIGRARVQFSQGLRLTLTSTADTKKLQEMLKPHLNADGCPVLIRYQNANASAELYLSDQWRVNPDDVLRQNLGEWLSMKNVKIEYA; encoded by the coding sequence ATGACTACAGAATTAATTACCTCCCCTGAAGCGACCACCGAAGTTGTCGTCAGCAAGCCCTACGAGCCTGCCTTTGTCCATCTGCGCATCCACTCTGAATATTCGATAGTCGATGGCCTGGTGCGTATTGATGATGTTATCAAGGCAGCAGTCAAAGACAAACAGCCTGCAATGGCAATTACTGACCTGGCGAATTTGTTCGCCATGGTGAAATTTTATAAAGCCGCACGCGGCAAGGGCATGAAGCCTATCGCCGGTTGCGATGTGTGGATCAGCAATGATGTCGATCGTGACAAACCATCCCGGTTGCTGTTGCTGGTCAAGAACAAGCTGGGGTATTTGCAGTTATGCGAATTGCTGGCACAGGCCTGGCTGACGAACCAGCACAAGGGGCGTGCAGAAATCCGCTATGAATGGTTGCAGAGTATTTTTGAAGAAGGTAAGGGTGGTGGCCTGATCGCCATCTCTGGCGCGCATTTTGGTGATGTCGGCGTTGCTATCGACAATGGCAATCTTGATTTGGCAGAACAAAACGCCAGGCGCTGGTCCAGTATTTTCCCCAATCATTTTTATATAGAAATACAAAGAGCAGGCCAGGCGAACATGGACAATCATGTGCGTGCTGCCGTGGCCCTGGCTGGCAGGCTCAAATTGCCGGTGGTGGCAACCCATCCTGTGCAATTCATCAGCAAAGACGATTACACCGCCCATGAAGCACGCGTCTGTATTGCCGAGGGCGATATGCTCGCCAATGGCCGCCGCGTGCGCAGGTTCAATGAACAGCAATGCTTCAAGACCCAGGCCGAGATGGCAGAATTGTTTGCCGACTTGCCAGCCGCACTGCGCAATTCAGTTGAAATCGCCAAGCGCTGTAACCTGATGCTGGAACTGGGTAAGCCGAAGCTGCCGGATTTTCCTACGCCTGAGGGCATGACCATCAATGACTTTTTGGAGCATGAATCCCGGCGTGGTCTCGAGTTTCGCCTCAATCAAATTTTCCCGAATGAAGAAAAGCGCGAGAAAGAGCGTGCCCGTTATGAGGCGCGCCTGAAGTTTGAAACCGACACCATTATCAAGATGGGTTTCCCGGGTTACTTCCTCATCGTTGCTGACTTTATCCAGTGGGCCAAGAACAATGGCGTGCCGGTAGGGCCGGGCCGTGGTTCTGGTGCCGGTTCCCTGGTTGCGTATTCATTGCTGATCACCGATCTTGATCCTTTGCAGTACAACCTGCTGTTCGAGCGTTTCCTGAACCCGGAGCGGGTATCCATGCCCGACTTTGATATTGACTTTTGCCAGGAAGGCCGCGACAAGGTTATTCAGTACGTGAAAGACCGTTATGGCAAAGAAGCGGTGTCGCAGATTGCCACCTTCGGTACCATGGCTGCCAAGGGCGCGATACGCGACATCGGCCGCGTGCTGGACTTTGGCTACATGTTCTGCGATGGCGTCTCCAAACTGATCCCGTTCAAACCGGGCAAACAAGTCACGATAGCCGAGGCGATTGTAGAAGAACCCTTGCTGGCTGAGCGTCAGGAAAACGAAGAAGAAGTCAAAACCCTGCTCGACCTGGCGCAACAGGTAGAAGGCATCACCCGTAATATCGGTATGCATGCCGGTGGTGTATTGATTGCACCAGGCAAGCTCACAGATTTTTGCCCGTTGTATACCCAGGGCGGTGATTCTGGAGTGGTGTCGCAATACGATAAAGACGACGTCGAGGCTGTGGGCCTGGTCAAGTTCGACTTTTTGGGCTTGACCACCTTGACCATTCTCGACAGGGCAGTGCGCTATATCAAGATGATGGACCCGGCCATGGCCGACTTTGATCTGGCCAAATTGCCACTGGATGACAGGGCGTCTTATGATTTGCTGACCAAGGCCAAGACCGTGGCTGTGTTCCAGCTGGAAAGCCGCGGCATGCAAGGCATGCTGAAAGATGCGCGTCCTGACCGCTTTGAAGACATTATCGCGCTGGTGGCTTTGTACCGCCCTGGCCCTATGGACCTGATCCCGGATTTCTGCAAACGCAAGCACGGTGAGAAATTCGATTATCCTGATCCCCGTACCGAAGGCATTTTGTCTGAAACCTACGGCATCATGGTGTATCAGGAGCAGGTTATGCAGATGGCCCAGGTGGTCGGTGGCTACTCACTCGGCGGTGCCGATTTGCTGCGCCGTGCCATGGGTAAGAAAAAAGCAGAAGAGATGGCCGAGCATCGCCAGATTTTCCGTGACGGTGCAGCCAAGGATGGTTTGCCGCAAGAAAAAGCCGACGAGATTTTCGATTTGATGGAAAAATTCGCGGGCTATGGTTTTAATAAATCCCATGCTGCCGCGTATGCCTTGCTGTCTTATCACACCGCTTATCTGAAGGCGCATCATGCCGCTGCTTTCATGGCAGCCAATATGTCGCTGGCCATGGATGATACCGACAAGGTCAAAATCCTGGTCGAAGATGCGATTGATATCTGCAAGCTCAAAATGCTGCCGCCAGATATCAATCTGTCCGATTATCGTTTCATGCCAGTTGCCGAACCTGGCAAAAAATCCAGCCAGATACGCTATGGCATGGGCGCCGTCAAAGGCTCGGGCCAGAATGCGATAGAAAGCATCATCACTGCGAGAAAAGAAGGCGGACCATTTAAGGATTTGTTTGATTTCTGTAAACGCGTCGATAAACGGCAGGTCAACCGTCGAACGGTAGAGTCACTGATACGTGCCGGTGCCATGGATTGCCTGGGCAAAGACCGTGGCGTCTTGCTGGCTACCGTCGATTTTGCAATGGAAGCAGCGATGCAGGCAGAAGCCGCAGCAAACCAGGTCAGCCTGTTTGGTGATGACGATGATTTGATCGCGCCACCAGATTACCTGGATGTACCGCCGTGGACAGACAAGAAGCGCCTGACCGAAGAAAAACTGGCGCTGGGCTTTTACCTGTCCGGTCATCTGTTTGATTCTTATGCGCCAGAAGTGCGCCAGTTCATCAAGACCACTCTTGCCAAGCTGGAACCTTCACGCGACTTGCGCCTGATTTGCGGCATCATTACCGGTGTGCGCACCCAGATGACACAGCGCGGCAAGCTGCTCATCGTCAGCCTTGATGATGGCACTGCCGTGGTTGAGGTGACGGTGTATAGCGAACTCATGGAAGAGTTCAAATCCTTGTTCAAGGAGGATGAATTCCTCGCTGTTCTGGGCAAAGTGTCGGAAGACAGGTTCTCTGGCGGCTTGCGTATCTCGGCTGAAAAAGTCATGGACATAGGCCGTGCCCGCGTGCAGTTCTCGCAAGGTTTGCGTCTGACGCTGACATCGACTGCAGACACGAAAAAACTGCAAGAGATGCTGAAACCACATTTGAACGCCGATGGTTGCCCGGTATTGATACGTTATCAGAACGCCAATGCCAGTGCTGAGCTGTATCTGTCTGACCAGTGGCGGGTGAACCCGGATGATGTCTTGCGTCAGAACCTGGGTGAATGGCTATCCATGAAAAACGTCAAAATTGAATACGCCTGA
- a CDS encoding GGDEF domain-containing protein — translation MKNWPLAHRILFLALAPVWVISALLVLLVVIVGITEIDGAIKARGTVITRQLAPASEYGAFSGNREVLQALTQSVMKEDDAKAVVITDADNKVLAVSGKPSKLGPEHAKAADNGKILRGDHESLIFAAPIYQGKSEADAFDLFDRIPNDKATKQKLLGRVYLELSTHASHQSKNVFVALSVLIGLVGTVCASILAMRMSRDLTRPLSRLLDGVHRMEKGELDTRITANSGGELQELEAGFNQMAEKLEASHKSMMEVNANLENLVVARTRELELRNRDLELLSSTDRLTGLYNRLKLEQILDEEHQRSQRYGTSFSLAIVDIDLFKQVNDTHGHQTGDQVLINIARILQDHVRSMDAVGRWGGEEFLVIFRETTIHAAIATAEKLRCAIANHEFEVVGKKTASFGVTSYYHPDNINEMMKRADNALYHAKNCGRNRVESSEM, via the coding sequence ATGAAAAACTGGCCACTCGCCCACCGCATATTATTCCTGGCACTGGCCCCGGTCTGGGTCATTTCTGCCCTGCTGGTACTGCTGGTTGTCATCGTTGGCATTACTGAAATTGATGGTGCCATCAAGGCACGCGGCACCGTCATCACCCGCCAGTTGGCACCAGCCAGTGAATATGGTGCATTCTCCGGCAACCGAGAAGTCTTGCAGGCACTGACACAGTCAGTCATGAAAGAAGATGACGCCAAAGCCGTGGTCATCACCGATGCCGACAATAAAGTACTGGCCGTCAGCGGCAAACCCAGCAAGCTGGGGCCGGAACATGCCAAAGCCGCCGACAATGGCAAGATCTTGCGCGGCGACCATGAGTCACTGATCTTTGCCGCCCCGATTTATCAGGGTAAATCTGAGGCCGATGCCTTTGACCTGTTTGACCGTATCCCGAATGACAAAGCTACCAAACAAAAGCTGCTGGGCCGCGTCTATCTGGAGCTGAGCACCCATGCCAGCCACCAGTCCAAGAATGTCTTTGTCGCCCTCAGCGTACTGATAGGCCTGGTCGGAACAGTCTGTGCATCCATACTCGCCATGCGCATGAGCCGTGACCTGACACGGCCATTATCACGCCTGCTCGATGGCGTGCACCGTATGGAAAAAGGCGAGCTTGATACCCGCATCACCGCAAATTCTGGCGGTGAATTGCAGGAGCTGGAAGCAGGCTTCAACCAGATGGCTGAGAAGCTCGAAGCCAGCCATAAATCCATGATGGAAGTCAACGCCAACCTGGAAAACCTGGTCGTTGCCCGCACCCGCGAACTGGAATTGCGCAACCGTGATCTTGAACTTCTGTCCAGCACCGACAGGCTCACCGGTCTGTATAACCGCCTCAAGCTCGAACAGATACTGGATGAAGAACACCAGCGCAGCCAGCGCTATGGAACCAGTTTTTCACTTGCGATTGTCGATATAGACCTGTTCAAGCAAGTCAACGACACCCATGGCCACCAGACCGGTGACCAGGTTCTCATCAATATCGCCCGCATCCTGCAAGACCACGTACGCAGCATGGACGCAGTGGGCCGCTGGGGTGGCGAAGAATTTTTAGTGATCTTCCGAGAAACGACTATCCACGCAGCAATAGCCACTGCAGAAAAACTGCGTTGCGCCATTGCCAACCATGAATTCGAGGTGGTCGGCAAAAAGACCGCCAGCTTTGGCGTCACCAGCTATTACCATCCAGACAATATCAACGAGATGATGAAGCGGGCTGATAATGCCCTCTACCATGCCAAGAATTGTGGGCGGAACCGCGTAGAATCCAGCGAAATGTAG
- the msbA gene encoding lipid A export permease/ATP-binding protein MsbA: MSLINKETIDVFRRLWQSIAPYRSRVWWALLTMLGTASTEVMFPKVLGYILDHGFNADAKKLALWMVPTAIIAIFLFRGICTFTTSYLMTWISTRLLNQLRAKVFDRILNVPISFYQSESSGRIINTIMFEAQQIVEMLKVSMTTLFRDSLTVMVLLAALLWRNWQLTIIALVMMPVMAFLVRGVSKRLRKLNQSQLDVSNELTQVIEEATRASQVIRIFGGQKYEQERFEAKNEKLRGYAMRTTIAVASTTPLTQLAAAIAVAVVIMFAVSQAAQDATTAGRFIEFVSLMMLLLTPLKRLADLNGPMQRGMAAAESVFALIDTLPETDSGKALPARAQGKLEFVHTSFSYPGQEQEALKDINLSIAPGETIALVGMSGGGKTSLVNLVPRFYTPDSGDILLDGISLHDISLTSLREQIAMVSQNVVLFDDTLVSNIAYGDANPDPARVAAAVQAAHLTDVVRDLPDGLNTMIGDNGMRLSGGQRQRLAIARAIYKNAPILILDEATSALDSESERAVQAALDELMLGRTTLVIAHRLSTIERASRIAVLVDGKIIEMGTHAELLDNGGTYANLHRLQFAA; the protein is encoded by the coding sequence ATGAGTTTGATCAATAAAGAAACCATCGATGTATTCCGCCGCTTGTGGCAGTCCATCGCGCCTTATCGCTCCCGGGTGTGGTGGGCCTTGCTGACCATGCTGGGCACAGCTTCGACGGAAGTCATGTTCCCCAAGGTGCTGGGCTACATTCTCGATCACGGTTTTAATGCCGATGCGAAAAAGCTTGCCCTGTGGATGGTGCCAACGGCAATTATTGCGATTTTCCTGTTTCGTGGCATTTGCACGTTTACTACAAGTTATCTGATGACCTGGATTTCGACCAGATTATTGAATCAACTACGCGCCAAGGTATTTGACCGCATCCTGAATGTGCCCATCAGCTTTTACCAAAGTGAATCGAGTGGCCGCATCATCAACACCATCATGTTTGAGGCGCAGCAAATCGTCGAGATGCTCAAGGTCTCGATGACCACACTGTTCCGCGATTCATTGACGGTCATGGTCTTGCTGGCTGCCTTGTTGTGGCGCAACTGGCAGTTGACCATCATTGCTCTGGTCATGATGCCGGTCATGGCTTTTCTGGTACGTGGTGTCAGCAAGCGCCTGCGCAAACTCAATCAAAGCCAGCTCGATGTCAGCAATGAACTGACCCAGGTCATAGAAGAAGCCACACGTGCCAGCCAGGTCATACGTATTTTTGGTGGGCAGAAATATGAGCAGGAAAGGTTCGAAGCCAAGAATGAAAAGTTGCGCGGCTATGCCATGCGCACCACCATCGCTGTCGCATCAACGACACCGTTGACACAACTCGCAGCTGCGATTGCGGTAGCGGTGGTCATCATGTTTGCGGTGTCGCAAGCAGCGCAAGACGCCACCACAGCAGGCCGCTTTATTGAGTTTGTCAGTCTCATGATGCTGTTGCTGACACCTTTGAAACGGCTGGCAGACTTGAATGGCCCCATGCAGCGCGGCATGGCTGCGGCAGAGTCGGTATTTGCCCTCATCGATACCCTGCCAGAAACCGATAGCGGCAAAGCACTGCCAGCCCGTGCGCAAGGCAAACTGGAATTTGTCCATACCAGCTTCTCTTACCCAGGCCAGGAGCAGGAAGCGCTGAAAGATATCAACCTCAGCATAGCACCGGGCGAGACCATCGCTCTGGTTGGCATGTCGGGCGGCGGCAAGACTTCTCTGGTGAATCTGGTGCCGCGTTTTTACACGCCGGATTCTGGCGACATCCTGCTCGATGGCATTTCATTGCATGACATTTCCTTGACCAGCCTGCGCGAACAAATCGCCATGGTCAGCCAGAATGTGGTTTTGTTTGATGACACTCTGGTGTCAAATATTGCCTATGGTGATGCCAACCCTGACCCAGCACGCGTGGCAGCGGCAGTGCAGGCCGCACACCTGACTGACGTTGTGCGTGATTTGCCCGACGGCTTGAACACCATGATAGGCGACAACGGCATGCGCCTGTCCGGTGGTCAGAGACAGCGCCTGGCTATTGCCCGCGCCATCTATAAAAATGCACCTATCCTCATTCTGGATGAAGCTACCTCTGCACTTGACAGCGAGTCTGAACGTGCCGTACAGGCCGCACTGGACGAGTTGATGCTGGGCCGTACCACGCTGGTCATTGCTCATCGCCTATCTACCATAGAACGTGCCAGCCGCATTGCTGTACTGGTCGATGGCAAGATCATAGAGATGGGTACGCATGCAGAATTGCTGGATAATGGCGGCACTTATGCGAACCTGCATCGTCTGCAGTTTGCCGCTTGA
- a CDS encoding TonB-dependent siderophore receptor yields the protein MLAEEKLRIHSNYSGKRSYGRAGCAALLFSLMHQVVLAGGGEESIFLDDVPVVLSASRLSQPINEAPVAVTIIDRQMIKDSGAWDLSEIFRLVPGMYVAYHADPYYSADSTVAYHGMVTTTTSDHMQVLIDGRSVYASLFGGVNWSDLPIVLDDIERIEVIRGPDSASYGANSYSGVINIITRHPAETQGTTLSMAFGNGRKEGILRYGGKTGALSYRLTASIRDDKGEDDTIKKPTSGFTFWNLNKYDNKTIHNLNLRADYQVNSADTLEFQFGYNGGPREVGEYNNVSAISRRAESHFQMLHWRRALEGGGELSVQAFHTVERVYARLKDSDGVSDGDAILRRYDLEVQHTFSPFKNARLVWGGSIRYDQTYAPYYLGVGDNQYLYGDFPYHLRRFFGNLEWHARPDLVFNVGGMIENNTYTGTDTTPRVAVNWHVQPGHTLRLSHSRATRSPSVYEKTYDNYWRSADLYPTLPEMQTERVKSSEIGYIGKYGNLDVDFRLFYDDYSQLIDVRNRRSAASGNLNAGTAIMRGYELQLKAQLTDKTRLIYGLSGGSVKSDNVNGVVYSDSLPKYNHNIMLSHKFNEQWSGSLVAYQMAKTKFNATDYNPRENRGYFIDGNKRVDARLNYQFKLGGKSAECSLIAQNLTDSRYFEYRHDNELPGRTLRLNLRLDM from the coding sequence TTGTTAGCAGAAGAAAAACTCCGCATCCATAGCAACTATTCTGGCAAGCGCTCTTACGGGCGTGCTGGCTGCGCTGCCCTGCTTTTTTCCCTAATGCATCAGGTAGTACTGGCCGGCGGCGGAGAAGAATCGATTTTTCTGGATGACGTACCTGTGGTGCTGTCCGCCTCGCGCCTGTCACAACCCATCAATGAAGCACCAGTCGCAGTCACCATCATAGACAGGCAGATGATCAAGGACTCTGGTGCCTGGGACTTGTCCGAGATTTTTCGCCTGGTACCAGGCATGTATGTGGCTTACCATGCCGATCCCTATTACTCAGCAGACAGCACGGTCGCCTATCATGGCATGGTCACCACCACGACCTCAGACCACATGCAGGTCCTGATCGATGGCCGCTCTGTGTATGCCAGTCTGTTTGGTGGTGTGAACTGGAGCGACTTGCCCATCGTCCTTGATGACATAGAACGCATAGAAGTCATACGCGGGCCAGACTCTGCCAGTTACGGTGCGAATTCATATTCCGGCGTCATCAATATCATTACCCGCCACCCGGCAGAGACCCAGGGTACCACTCTGTCCATGGCATTTGGCAATGGCCGCAAGGAGGGCATCTTGCGCTATGGCGGCAAGACTGGTGCATTAAGCTACCGCCTGACCGCCAGCATCAGGGATGACAAGGGCGAAGATGACACTATCAAGAAGCCGACTTCCGGCTTCACTTTCTGGAACCTGAACAAGTATGACAACAAGACCATACACAACCTGAACCTGCGCGCTGATTACCAGGTCAATTCTGCCGATACACTGGAATTCCAGTTCGGCTATAACGGTGGTCCGCGTGAAGTCGGTGAATACAATAATGTCTCCGCCATCAGCAGACGGGCAGAAAGTCATTTTCAGATGCTGCACTGGCGCCGCGCCCTCGAAGGTGGTGGCGAATTGTCCGTGCAAGCCTTTCACACTGTAGAAAGAGTGTATGCACGCCTGAAGGATTCTGACGGCGTCAGTGATGGCGATGCCATCTTGCGGCGCTATGACCTGGAAGTGCAGCACACCTTTTCACCATTCAAGAACGCCCGCCTGGTCTGGGGTGGCAGCATACGCTATGACCAGACGTATGCACCTTACTACCTAGGGGTAGGCGACAACCAGTATCTGTATGGCGATTTCCCTTATCACCTGCGCCGTTTTTTTGGCAATCTTGAATGGCACGCCCGCCCTGACCTGGTCTTCAATGTCGGTGGAATGATAGAAAACAATACCTATACCGGCACTGATACCACGCCCAGGGTTGCTGTCAACTGGCATGTGCAGCCCGGCCATACTCTGCGCCTAAGTCATTCACGCGCTACGCGCTCGCCTTCTGTGTATGAAAAAACTTATGACAATTACTGGCGCAGTGCAGACTTGTACCCAACTTTGCCGGAAATGCAGACTGAAAGAGTCAAATCAAGCGAAATAGGCTACATAGGTAAATACGGCAACCTCGATGTGGATTTTCGCCTGTTCTATGATGACTACAGCCAGTTGATTGATGTCAGGAACAGGCGCTCGGCTGCCAGCGGCAACCTTAATGCAGGCACAGCCATCATGCGTGGTTATGAATTGCAGCTAAAGGCGCAACTGACAGACAAGACGCGACTTATCTATGGCCTCTCTGGTGGTAGCGTAAAAAGTGATAATGTGAATGGCGTCGTGTATAGCGATTCGCTACCTAAATACAACCACAACATCATGCTCAGCCATAAATTCAATGAACAATGGAGTGGCAGCCTGGTAGCTTACCAGATGGCAAAAACCAAATTCAATGCCACCGACTACAACCCACGCGAAAACCGTGGCTATTTCATCGATGGTAACAAGCGCGTGGATGCCAGGCTAAATTACCAGTTCAAGCTCGGTGGCAAGTCTGCCGAGTGTTCGCTGATTGCCCAAAACCTGACCGATTCCCGGTATTTTGAGTACCGGCACGACAATGAATTGCCAGGCCGGACGCTGAGGCTGAACCTCAGACTGGACATGTGA